Within the Methanophagales archaeon genome, the region AGGAGAATACTCTCAAACCCTTCTTATTCCCGGAAATAACAGGAAATGCAACTTCTTTTTTCATATCAGAAACACAAACCTTCTCCTGCGATCAATGCCTGGTAGTGTGTGCCTATGCCCGTCTTGATAATCTCCGCCGGACCCGCATCTCCCAAACACTGGACTTGCTACTTCGTTATATGCCGGTGGTCCTATGAGTCCAATGGGCCACAAGAAACTGATTTCAACGTTCTTTCGTACTTCCTCACCTCTGATATAATGCAAGTATACATCTAACAGTATAGCGAACTTCCCCGGAGCTCCAGGGCATGGTATGGGCATATTCACCGTTAAGATGACTATACGCCCCTTATTGAAAGATTTAACTAAATCACCGAGTTTTAAAGCGTCCTCTAACGACGTGTAGAACGTATTGAAGTCGCTTGAAAGACCCGGAACACTTTCCACGTCCGCACTGCATCCGGTTGCAAGTACGAGATAATCGTATGGATATTTCTTGCCACTCTTTGCCGTTACCTCCCTGTCCCCCAAATCCACACGCTCTACCTCTCCATCTTCTCCAAATACCATCTTTACCCGCGGGCTAATCACTTTTTTTCGCGGTCTATTTATGTCTTCTGGGGTATATAGACCAAAAGGAACGAAGGTGAACCCGCCCTGGTTTATGTTCATATCATTCTTGTCCAGTATTGTTATCTCCACTTCATCCTTAGCGATTTCCTGTCTGAACTCTCTCGCAAGCTTATTCGCCACTACTGACCCCCCGGCGCCAGCTCCTAACACCAATACTCTATCTGTCATGATAAATTTTGATGCTTGTTAGGCACATAAATAATGTTCCCTAAAACTGTTCAGTTTTGGATAAAAAGCCGAAAAAAGTTAGGATTTTCGGAAAAAAACCTACATCAAGCGAAATACTCTAAAATAAAAAGAAGGCTACACCCATTAATATAAACGAAGTTCCAGCAATTTTCGCTAATGTTTCTTCATTCACTTTATCAGGAATAAATTTACTCGAATAGATTGCGATTATAGAAAGCAAACTTAATGCTATTATAACTCCTGTTAAAACCATCAAGCCATTGTATTTTGTTGCAAACAATCCAGCGGCAATTTGTGTCTTATCTCCCCATTCTGATGCGAAAATCAGGATAAATCCTGAATAGAACGGATTTCCGAAATAATATCCGTTTTTGGTTTCTTCCCTCTGGTTTCTGAAGATTAAAATTACAAGTCCAAAAATTATGAAAATAGCGCCCGAAAGCATTTTTATTAAACCCCCGGATGCGATATGTGTTGCAGGATAGATAGCTGGGTTTTGTCACCTAATTCTGCTAAACCCACTACAATTAAGGGAATTAATATATCTTGTAGCATAAACATACTATACTAAATATAACAAAAGATTTCATTTTCTTTTTCGTTAAGCCGTATAAAGGAACGATTGTTGCGATATTCTCTGGCACATCCTGTGCTGCAATCCCCAATGCTATCATAATTCCCAGTATAGGCGTTAAAGCGAACCCAGCCCCAATTGCCAATCCTTCTGGGAGATTATGCAAAGCCATGCCGATAACAAGCATAGTAACGCTTCTTTCAATGGATGGCTTTTCTTTTTTAAGTAACTCTGGATTTATATGGGGCAAGGTTCTGTCAACCCATCGATATATGACTATCCCAAAGAGAGAAGAGATAATTGCCAAGTGAAAAGGCGCAATTTTTAGACTTTCAGGTATCAATTGAAAAAACGATATATCCAGCATTATTGAAGCCACGAATGCCAAAGAACCATATAAGATGGTTTCTTTAGGTTTCTTTATCAATCCAATTAAACAACCCAAAGTTTGTCCAACGAAGATCAGAGATATTATCAATAATAGGTCATTCATTTTTAGCCTTTCCCAACGGATTCACGCTCACACAAAAGTATCTTAACAAATCTACCAGCCCATAAGCTTCTTTAACAATGCGAAAATCGTGTTCTCGCAACAACTCCTCAAGATTTCGTTTTGCAAAATCTCGGTAATACTTGCTCTCGTAAAGTGATGTGAAGGACACGTACAGCCATCTACGCAACCTGTTCTTTGGGATGTGATAGTCAACAACGATTATTTTCTCGCTAACTCTTCTCATTTCGTCCAATACCTGATGTCTGACCTCGTGTGGCATATCATGCAGTCCAAAAGAAATACATGCAAAGTCGAAATAATCTGGTTCAAATGGCATTTTAGTTGCATCTGCCACTACAAACCACACATTTTCGTATTTGTTCTTCTTAGCCACCCGCAACATTTCTTCTGACAAATCAATCCCAACGACTTCATAACCCCTTTTCGCAAATGCAAATGCCTGTGTCCCGGTTCCAGTGCAGACATCCTCCACTTTTAGGCTGTCCTAATTATCACTGATATAATTTTTAGGCACATAAACAATATCCCCTAAAAATTGCGAAATGCCAAAGGCATTTACCATTCACTTTTTTCTAATCCACCACATCACCACTGCCGAACGCTTCTCTCTATGCAAACCCTTTCCCTTCCCCGAAACGTATTGCTCGATGATTTCCTTCACATGAGTATCCACCTCCACGTATTTACCTATGAAACTCGCTATGTACCGCACTTCCTGCTCGAAGTTCCGCTCTACGCTGTAATTCATTACTCGCACATTCACCAGCCTACCCCACTGTCGCAGTACCAGATAAGCGAAGTAATCGGCATTAGGGTCAAACTCGCCCTTATAACCTTTCCCGGTTATTTTCGTCCACATCTCCTTCACCATGCTATCCCTTCCCGCGGGTTGTATCACCGCGCAATATCTCCGTGAGGCATTCTCCATCTTCTTCAAATGTTTCTCGAGGTCGCGCACCTGTCACAGGAAATGAGAACACACAGCTAAATCAAATCGGTCTTTTATTTCATGGTCGGCAACTCCCAGCCAGTTTCTATTCATTATTTCAACGTTCTCAACTTTACTTTCTTTCATGTTCCTCCTCAAATACTTCACAGCCGTTTCGGAATACTCAATAGCTACCACCCTTTTTACTTCCCCGGCTAACGGTATCGTCAATGTTCCGGGTCCGGCACCTATTTCCAGAACTTCAAAGTCATCATCCAGTATCTCACTCAATGCACCTACCGCTTTTCTTCCATATTCGTAATTGTTGTATTTAGCCTGCGCAGAGTAGTCTTCGGCGAATTTAGCTCGAAAATCCTTATCGTATGTTATCTTCAAGGGTCTCATTCTCTGCTTTTGCTTCTCTTCCCAGACTTCGCGCCAGTTCAGTTCCCCCATTCAACTCACCCAGCCCGAGAGCATTGACGCAACTTTAACACCTAAAAGCACGAACAAAGCGATTATAAGTGTTTCCACTCCCGCCTTCATGCTTATCTCACGCATTGCGAACGCTGCGGCGAAATCGGTGATTACGCATAACGCCAGAGCTGCAACAAGCCCGTATCTCATAAATACGAGTGCCATGGCTATTATCAACGGAAGTGAAATCAGTGTTCCAAACACCACCACTTTGACCAGCTCCACATGCGCTGCGTCTGATATGACCTTCGTCATACCTGCCATCCTCGGACACAGGATGAACAATGCAAACGCTACCGATGCGATTAACAGTTCCTTCATCTTTACTCCCTTTTTAGCTTCACAATTTTTAGTCGTGTCTCAAGATTGGTTTAAAAATATAAATAATCCTGAGGGAAACACCTCCAGCATGTAGGATGTAGAAGATGTGAATCACAATGGATTGGGGTGCACCCCGTCTAATTTCCAGACACTACCCTATAAAGGATCGGACTCAATTTGAATTTGA harbors:
- a CDS encoding FAD-dependent oxidoreductase, which produces MTDRVLVLGAGAGGSVVANKLAREFRQEIAKDEVEITILDKNDMNINQGGFTFVPFGLYTPEDINRPRKKVISPRVKMVFGEDGEVERVDLGDREVTAKSGKKYPYDYLVLATGCSADVESVPGLSSDFNTFYTSLEDALKLGDLVKSFNKGRIVILTVNMPIPCPGAPGKFAILLDVYLHYIRGEEVRKNVEISFLWPIGLIGPPAYNEVASPVFGRCGSGGDYQDGHRHTLPGIDRRRRFVFLI
- a CDS encoding TMEM165/GDT1 family protein, producing the protein MLSGAIFIIFGLVILIFRNQREETKNGYYFGNPFYSGFILIFASEWGDKTQIAAGLFATKYNGLMVLTGVIIALSLLSIIAIYSSKFIPDKVNEETLAKIAGTSFILMGVAFFLF
- a CDS encoding class I SAM-dependent methyltransferase codes for the protein MEDVCTGTGTQAFAFAKRGYEVVGIDLSEEMLRVAKKNKYENVWFVVADATKMPFEPDYFDFACISFGLHDMPHEVRHQVLDEMRRVSEKIIVVDYHIPKNRLRRWLYVSFTSLYESKYYRDFAKRNLEELLREHDFRIVKEAYGLVDLLRYFCVSVNPLGKAKNE
- a CDS encoding methyltransferase domain-containing protein; translation: MGELNWREVWEEKQKQRMRPLKITYDKDFRAKFAEDYSAQAKYNNYEYGRKAVGALSEILDDDFEVLEIGAGPGTLTIPLAGEVKRVVAIEYSETAVKYLRRNMKESKVENVEIMNRNWLGVADHEIKDRFDLAVCSHFL